Sequence from the Phalacrocorax carbo chromosome 8, bPhaCar2.1, whole genome shotgun sequence genome:
GATTCAATGGCCcagcaaaacatgaaaatgcGCCCAGTGCTACTGAAAAGGAACAGTCTGGATTCAGCTGATTTTACGAGACAGCCACACCACCGCAGGACCAAATCTCAGCAAGTTCGATTCAAGGATGATGGTGTGAACACAAAGACAGAACTGGATACCAGTCCTGCCCAAGATATAGCATTCATGActggaaaaccagaaatatttagtGATCACAGTTTTTTGCTACATCAACCTCCATCTTTTCCAAGGGCTCAGAAGGGGCTTCGGAATATTGCCATACAAACATCTCCTAGCCTCAGGAAACACCTCCcggtttttaaaaagaaaaagctgacaGTAAGCAAATCATTAACAGAAATGTCAACTGAGCCTGCAAATTCTACCCAAGTAAACGGCAATCTTTCTGAACAAGACATTATGTCTTCAGATCTCTGCTACTTAAGAATAACTAATCATTTGGAAGATGGATTTAGGAATAGTGAGGTGGATGGTCAGTTAAGTCAAAGTCTGTCAAAAGCACAAAGCAATGGACCTATCCACTCAGAAGATTTCTCAGTATCAGAGAAGACAACCGTATCTACACAGGTGCCTGAATACATACATGTGAGTTTTCCACAAGACAGCAATGTTTCCATGGATGCACCAGATGTAACCACAAATTTAAGTAATTCACTGCATTCTTCTACTGTCATAAAtagcaatgaaaataatgaaaacagcacGCTGCCATCTAATTCTGAAAAAGCATACCTAAGCAGTTCTACCAACTGCAGTGAATGTAGTCCTCATTCTGACCCttgtgaagcagaaaaaagtgATTCTGAGTTGCTTGTAGCCAGCAAAGATGCAAGCAGTAAGAAAACTACTCCATTATCACCTCCATCAAATCACAGCTCATCTTGTTTCCTCAGAGACTATCAACAGGCAGGAAAGCACAAAACAGATTCCAGCTGTGTGACATTAACAAATGATGATCACACAACAATGTCACTGACCAGCAGTAATGCGTCAAAATCTGTTCTGTCATGTAATGCTGAAATTGAGAAAAATTCTACCCAGTCAGATGTTTCCCAGTGTAACAGCTGTTTAGAAGGATTTCACATAAAGTCTTATCTGCcaatgaatgaaataaaaccacaaactGACAAAGAGATTAGTGAAATAAATCAAATTCACTTGGCACATGGCGAAGTCTGTGCCCTACAAGGCAGGCTGCAGTCTG
This genomic interval carries:
- the INSYN2B gene encoding protein INSYN2B, producing the protein MTNEMGRKETRYLQTLNCDSMAQQNMKMRPVLLKRNSLDSADFTRQPHHRRTKSQQVRFKDDGVNTKTELDTSPAQDIAFMTGKPEIFSDHSFLLHQPPSFPRAQKGLRNIAIQTSPSLRKHLPVFKKKKLTVSKSLTEMSTEPANSTQVNGNLSEQDIMSSDLCYLRITNHLEDGFRNSEVDGQLSQSLSKAQSNGPIHSEDFSVSEKTTVSTQVPEYIHVSFPQDSNVSMDAPDVTTNLSNSLHSSTVINSNENNENSTLPSNSEKAYLSSSTNCSECSPHSDPCEAEKSDSELLVASKDASSKKTTPLSPPSNHSSSCFLRDYQQAGKHKTDSSCVTLTNDDHTTMSLTSSNASKSVLSCNAEIEKNSTQSDVSQCNSCLEGFHIKSYLPMNEIKPQTDKEISEINQIHLAHGEVCALQGRLQSVEESLQLNQEKIKVLLNVIQDLEKSRALSEGRNFYHTGQDLNNCSTCQNTACIIYSVEYDFRQQEGRFHQILKTLDHAEENATSASPQKVSSDHPAPEKKELRRKTKKVKRKCFWWI